The genomic window CCCGTGCGGACTTCGAACGAGACGTCCTCGACCGCCACGAACCGCTCCGCGGGGCCGCGCCGCTTCCAGAACGGCTCGGTGCTGCGCTTCGGGTATTCCTTCCTGAGATGTTCAGCCACGATCGCGTGCATCGGTCACGCCCCTCCGCACGGGGATTCTTTCTAGAGCAGCCTGGTGACGGCTCCCATCTGACGACGAAGGTAAGTCACCATGTGAACGATGTCAATATCAAAGTCAAAAGTGTTGATAGTCAGGATCGCCGGTGTTGCCGCCTGGGCGGAGCGGTCTGCCCGCCGCAGGGTGCGCGTGGTACGATAATGTCGGCGTCTTGGGCGTACATGGCCTCGCTGGAGAATGGAGGTCGGGTCAAGGGATGTTCGTGCCGACGTTCGACTTCAACTACTGGATCCTGGTCGGCCCCGCCCTGCTCTTCGCGCTCTGGGCGCAGTCGCAGGTGCGGAGCGCCTACCAGACGTATGCCCGAGTGCGCACGATGTCCGGCTGGACGGGCGCGGACGTCGCGCGGGACCTGCTGCGCCGCGCGGGACTGCACAACGTCGAGGTGGAGCGGATCGGCGGCGAGCTGACGGACCACTACGACCCGCGCACGCGCACCGTCCGGCTTTCGGCGGGCGTGTACGACAGCCCTTCCATTGCGGCGGTGGGCATCGCCGCGCATGAGTGCGGCCACGCGCTGCAGCACGCGCACGGGTACGCGCCGCTGCACCTGCGGAACGCGATCATCCCCGTGACGCAGATCGCATCGCAGGCGGCGTTCCCGCTCTTCTTCCTCGGAATTGCGTTCCAGTGGGCGCCGATCCTCT from Clostridia bacterium includes these protein-coding regions:
- a CDS encoding zinc metallopeptidase — its product is MFVPTFDFNYWILVGPALLFALWAQSQVRSAYQTYARVRTMSGWTGADVARDLLRRAGLHNVEVERIGGELTDHYDPRTRTVRLSAGVYDSPSIAAVGIAAHECGHALQHAHGYAPLHLRNAIIPVTQIASQAAFPLFFLGIAFQWAPILWIGVYLFLAAVLFQLITLPVEFDASARALRVLGSGGYLSAQELGGARRVLSAAALTYVAAALMAIMQFVYLLGLARRND